Part of the Woronichinia naegeliana WA131 genome, TTTCAGTGAGTCAATCGGGCGAGAAGGGACTAAGGATACTAAAATAAAGGCAAAATGAGCATAGTCGCTCTAACAGTTGAAGTCAAGATTTAGAATGCAGAAATTCTTTAAACGCATTTGGCGATGGTTCCAGCAAGTTTTAGGTAAATTCTTGGGAGGCTCCAAGTTGACGGCTGCCTATGGCGGTAACAAATTAGCTACGTCTTCAGAAATCGTTCCTTTAACCGATACGGATTATGAATTTCTTTTTAGTCAGTTATTGGAAGGCATCGCTCACGGTTGGCATGAGGGGCGAATTTTAAAGTTCTTTGAACAATTGGGCGATCGCGGTAAGACCAAGCTCTGGGTCAACTGGTTAGATCGATTTGGTGAAAAGGTTTTAGCCTCTCCCTCTCCTAACTTGATTTTGGCGGCTCGCATGATGCGTTTAGGGGAATTGGCCCAGTCCTTTCCTAAAATTGAACCCATTGGTCATCAATCCCATTTGATTGCGCGACAACTTTATGCGAGACAGGCTCCTCAAGGGGAGGAAATTTGGGAATATGGCGGCCCCGATCTGGAGATTGCCGGTAATTTTGCCCCAGAACTACCGCCTAATGGCCAACAGGAAACCTATACCCTAGAAGAACTTGCCACCCAATTAGAAACTGATCCTGAATTAACCGCCCATTTAGCCAATGAGTTGGGTCTGGATAATCCGAGTCCCCAGAAAATTATGGAAGCTCTGATGGCCCAGTTTAATATTGCCCAGGACGAATTGGCGAATCAACACTTACCAGAAGATGCCGATGGCTGGTTATCTAGAGGGTTACAACAGGCTAATTTAGGGGATTTAGAAGGGGCGATCGCGAGTTGGGATCAGGCCGTGGCTTTAGATCCGCAGTTGTCCCAGGCTTGGCATAATCGAGGTAGTGCACTAGGAAATTTAGGGCGATTGGAAGAAGCCTTAGCCAGTTTCGGTCAGGCTGTCACCCTTAACCCCCAGGATTATCAGGCTCTATTTAACTTAGGTTCTGTTTTAGAAGTTTTAGGACAAAATGAAGAGGCGATCGCCAGCTATCAAAAGGCACTAGAAATCGAACCGACCTTTGAACTAGCAATCACCCGCTTAAACCATCTCCAATCCTCACCAGGCTAGACAAAAATCATGATGGCGTACCCTTGAATGACACCGTTGTCCTGAAAATTTTGTCCTAAGGGGCCTAGTCCCCTTGCCTTTGCCTTTTGGATCAAGAACCGCTTTATTTAGGGCGTAACGGCCTCTGCTACCCTAAAACCGTCAATTTCACTACAAACTTCATAAAAATCAGTGATGGGAGGCTTGGCAAACAGAGGATTCATTTGCTCCAGGATGGCTTGGTAAATTTCAGTTTGGTTGGCTTCCATATCCTCGATATTTTCCCAAATAATGACGGCAATCCCCTCATCGGAATTAGGTTTTTGCAACAAAAAAGATCCCTGAAACCCCTTTGAATAGGTAGAGACGGCTTTTTCGTAGAGGCGTTGGGCTTCTGCAAACCGTCCGGGTTTAAATTCCCCAATCGCCACGTAAGCGTATTTATGTTTTAGACAATGCTCAATAAAGTCAGCAGACATCTATAAAACTCCTGAACGAGTCCTGAAAGATTAATGAGTGGCCAGATCCATCAAAAACACTCTACCTGTAAATAATTCGTTGATAGATTATCCTGTGAAACGGTACGATAGGGCTTTCGAGCTCGCGTCAGATGTAATCAACGAAAATTTTACAGCAAGGATACCTTCTAAGATACTGGAGTTTTTTGCTATCTGAGATTAATTATTTTGAAGTGCAGAGTGTAGCACGGGCTTACTGGCAAAGAATTCGATCAACGTTATCCCTTAATAATTTTGATTATGATTATGATTCAAGTTAAACTGACGACAGCTTAGCATTAGCGCAATTCTCGACCAAAGGGAAAAAGAGCGAGGGGAATGAGCTTAAAGTGTTGGATGGCAAAAGGAATACCAATAATGGTGACAGCCAGAATTAAGCCCGATGTTAAATGGGTCAGAGCAATTCCCCAGCCAATCACCACAATCCAAATCAGATTTAAAATCAGGTTGATCAAACTGCCTGCCTCTGGTGTTGGTACAATTTCTCGCCCAAAGGGGGTCATGGTTGCTACTCCTAACTTGATCGCTTGTTGACCAAAGGGAATACCAATAATAGTAATACAAACGAGCATACCACCCAGAATATAGCCAATTCCTGCCAAAAATCCGCCAAACACTAACCAAATAATGTTTCCCAGTAAACTCATAATGCTCTAATCCTCAATATCTATGGGAGTTCTTCTCGCCTATAATCATAATGTTAGTTGTCTGGGGCGATAACGAAATGCCCTTAATTTTCTAGAATAGAAAGAGCGACCGTTGTACCGCTTCCGTTTAAATCCAGAGGACCAGGCGAATGATTGAAATGAGAGTGGCTGGA contains:
- a CDS encoding antibiotic biosynthesis monooxygenase; translated protein: MSADFIEHCLKHKYAYVAIGEFKPGRFAEAQRLYEKAVSTYSKGFQGSFLLQKPNSDEGIAVIIWENIEDMEANQTEIYQAILEQMNPLFAKPPITDFYEVCSEIDGFRVAEAVTP
- a CDS encoding tetratricopeptide repeat protein, producing the protein MQKFFKRIWRWFQQVLGKFLGGSKLTAAYGGNKLATSSEIVPLTDTDYEFLFSQLLEGIAHGWHEGRILKFFEQLGDRGKTKLWVNWLDRFGEKVLASPSPNLILAARMMRLGELAQSFPKIEPIGHQSHLIARQLYARQAPQGEEIWEYGGPDLEIAGNFAPELPPNGQQETYTLEELATQLETDPELTAHLANELGLDNPSPQKIMEALMAQFNIAQDELANQHLPEDADGWLSRGLQQANLGDLEGAIASWDQAVALDPQLSQAWHNRGSALGNLGRLEEALASFGQAVTLNPQDYQALFNLGSVLEVLGQNEEAIASYQKALEIEPTFELAITRLNHLQSSPG
- a CDS encoding YccF domain-containing protein encodes the protein MSLLGNIIWLVFGGFLAGIGYILGGMLVCITIIGIPFGQQAIKLGVATMTPFGREIVPTPEAGSLINLILNLIWIVVIGWGIALTHLTSGLILAVTIIGIPFAIQHFKLIPLALFPFGRELR